A stretch of Alkalicella caledoniensis DNA encodes these proteins:
- a CDS encoding N-acetylmuramoyl-L-alanine amidase codes for MNLKKLIFTENECYKAGRKIQPKGIMVHSTGANNPYLRRYVGPDDGLLGQNQYNNHWNQHRPSGRQVCVHAFVGKLKNGTIASYQTLPWDHRGWHAGGDANNSHIGFEIVRPDRAMSTAV; via the coding sequence ATGAACCTTAAAAAACTAATCTTTACAGAAAATGAATGTTATAAAGCAGGTAGGAAAATCCAGCCCAAAGGCATTATGGTCCACAGCACTGGGGCCAATAACCCTTATCTTCGTAGATATGTTGGTCCGGATGATGGCCTTCTTGGACAAAACCAGTACAACAATCATTGGAACCAGCATAGACCCAGTGGCAGACAAGTCTGTGTCCATGCCTTTGTTGGAAAGCTAAAAAATGGCACCATCGCTTCCTATCAGACCCTGCCATGGGATCATAGAGGCTGGCATGCAGGTGGTGACGCCAACAATAGTCACATCGGATTTGAAATTGTGCGCCCAGATAGGGCAATGTCAACAGCGGTTTAA